The proteins below come from a single Arthrobacter sp. zg-Y1171 genomic window:
- a CDS encoding MFS transporter, translating into MTQSYETAPPRARGRKGKDLLAVNIGNALEWFDWNIYAIFAPFFAAQFFVSDDPISSLLSTLAVFAVGFLMRPVGGWVFGRIADERGRRFSLTLAILLAAVGSLAIAVAPTFESVGAFAAVILLLARMLQGLSHGGETGSAFTYLAEMAPKEKRGLWSSTPWLGVAAGTMLATGLGVLLTALFTADQMADFGWRIPFAVGAVLGLYAIYIRRTMSESDVHTAAKEAAGGERPTLSAVLAELGRERAALLRIVGLTISGVVAFYTWFIFAPGYAAREFGMDPNASLVAGLLGQSVFLLAVPVMGRLSDKWGRRPVLMVFAAGFALMAFPLEGMLSGNPLALFGTMAIGSVLLAANCAPLGAVFSELVPTRLRATIIGIGYATSGAIFGGTAPYLNTWLSSQGIHWIFVAYMVVLCLISALVIIKMPETKGTELR; encoded by the coding sequence ATGACGCAGAGTTACGAGACCGCTCCACCCCGCGCCAGGGGGCGGAAAGGCAAGGATCTGCTGGCCGTAAACATCGGCAACGCACTCGAATGGTTCGACTGGAACATCTATGCGATCTTCGCGCCCTTCTTTGCGGCCCAGTTCTTCGTTTCCGATGACCCGATTTCCAGCCTGCTTTCAACCCTCGCCGTCTTTGCCGTTGGATTCCTCATGCGTCCGGTGGGCGGCTGGGTCTTCGGCCGGATTGCGGACGAGCGGGGCCGGCGCTTCAGCCTCACCCTTGCCATCCTGCTTGCGGCGGTGGGAAGCCTCGCGATCGCCGTGGCGCCCACCTTTGAATCGGTGGGGGCTTTCGCCGCGGTCATCCTGTTGCTGGCACGAATGCTGCAGGGGCTCTCCCACGGCGGTGAAACCGGATCGGCGTTTACCTATCTTGCGGAAATGGCACCGAAGGAGAAGCGGGGGCTGTGGTCCAGCACCCCGTGGCTGGGAGTGGCAGCCGGCACAATGCTTGCCACAGGCCTCGGCGTGCTGCTGACCGCTCTCTTCACGGCAGACCAGATGGCAGATTTCGGCTGGCGTATTCCCTTCGCCGTCGGGGCCGTGCTTGGCCTTTATGCCATCTACATCCGCCGGACCATGAGTGAATCCGATGTCCACACTGCGGCCAAGGAAGCCGCAGGCGGAGAGCGTCCGACCCTCTCGGCAGTGTTGGCCGAGCTGGGCCGGGAGCGGGCAGCCCTGCTGCGCATTGTCGGACTGACCATCAGCGGCGTCGTCGCCTTCTACACCTGGTTCATTTTTGCGCCGGGCTACGCGGCCCGGGAGTTCGGGATGGATCCGAATGCCTCCCTCGTGGCCGGGCTGCTGGGCCAGTCGGTGTTCCTGCTGGCTGTGCCTGTCATGGGCAGGCTCTCGGACAAGTGGGGCCGCAGGCCGGTGCTGATGGTCTTCGCTGCCGGCTTTGCGTTGATGGCCTTCCCGCTGGAAGGCATGCTCAGCGGCAATCCGCTTGCGCTGTTCGGCACGATGGCGATCGGCTCCGTGCTGCTGGCGGCCAACTGCGCACCGCTCGGGGCAGTGTTCTCCGAGCTGGTGCCCACCCGGCTGCGCGCCACCATCATCGGGATCGGCTATGCCACCTCCGGGGCTATCTTCGGCGGGACCGCGCCCTACCTGAACACGTGGTTGTCGAGTCAGGGCATTCATTGGATTTTCGTCGCCTATATGGTTGTCTTGTGCCTGATCAGCGCGTTGGTCATCATCAAGATGCCCGAGACCAAGGGCACCGAGCTCCGGTAG
- a CDS encoding DUF3237 domain-containing protein, whose protein sequence is MTTQTSGTGSSGADSSRGTGESVPPATGEAPGETPAPAAGASTAPAAASHDAQPPSTPGMVFLATFVIDIGEPLEIGPTTEGTRRLIPILGGTVRGPLLNGKVLPGGADFQLLRSATLTELEAKYSIETDSGERIYVTNFGVRSGSAEDIAALVRGDEVDPARIYFRCTPRLLSGGPEWAWLSSRILVGSGTRLPSAVRISIWVLD, encoded by the coding sequence ATGACGACGCAGACATCCGGCACCGGCAGCAGCGGCGCTGACAGCTCCCGCGGCACGGGCGAATCGGTCCCCCCGGCGACGGGAGAAGCTCCGGGAGAAACCCCGGCCCCGGCGGCGGGCGCCTCCACGGCCCCGGCTGCAGCATCACACGATGCCCAGCCGCCCAGCACCCCGGGAATGGTTTTCCTGGCCACCTTCGTCATCGATATCGGGGAACCCCTCGAAATCGGGCCCACCACCGAAGGCACCAGACGCCTTATCCCGATCCTCGGGGGCACGGTCCGGGGCCCGCTGCTCAACGGCAAGGTCCTGCCGGGCGGAGCGGACTTCCAACTGCTGCGCTCAGCTACCCTCACTGAGCTCGAAGCCAAGTATTCGATCGAGACGGACAGCGGAGAGCGGATCTACGTCACCAATTTCGGCGTTCGGTCTGGATCAGCCGAGGACATTGCCGCGTTGGTGCGCGGCGACGAAGTCGATCCCGCACGCATCTACTTTCGATGCACGCCCCGGCTGCTCTCGGGCGGACCCGAATGGGCCTGGCTATCCTCCCGCATCCTCGTTGGTTCGGGTACGAGGCTTCCCTCGGCGGTTCGGATCAGCATCTGGGTCCTCGACTAG